In Thermoplasmata archaeon, a single genomic region encodes these proteins:
- a CDS encoding DNRLRE domain-containing protein, translating into MNVRKYQSALLICALFVANTISLLSTACICPTSLEENLLSDSTRDSMVIQPTPADMLDTYISQSNPTLNYGINNTLKVNGSNPEKVLLNFPISMPSGSVITAATLRLYCYYAENPSETLTIGAYKMLRSWEEGYGNGTSSIGATWYVRDSSNSWQSPGMAAGIDYDSTAVSTTNVAGGSIWYSWNITSVFREWVYGTAQNFGLALQTNWGSGKYFYSSDCGIQQYWPKIEVTYFIDTTPPVTTATVVGTMGANGWYTTAVSVNLSATDSGIGVDKIYYRINSGGWQEYIGNISISNEGWYNISYYAKDKVGNTETAKTVQVKVDLAAPSTEAYLTGTQGANEWYVSPVTLTLQGADTASGVNRTYYKLNTSLQWLVYTGPITYTNDSYYTVEFYSIDFAGRPETPKSITFKIDKTAPNTTCQLTGTSGEGGWFVSEVTVKLTRNDNSSGVYETYYRLNSSDNWMLYTQEFVVSEEGIYTLEYYSIDDAGNNEGVKQTTVKIDLTPPEVTINITGNLTYSSWYNTNATVSITGLDLSGISEIQYSIDGGTWENYSSSVKISAGMHTFECRVKNGAGLITTNTTQINVDTQKPLSTVRLTGDLGAYGWYISNVVVNLTAEDDISGISEIAYRFGEGYDWQVYTNEIYLSTEGTTILEYRAVDVAGNIEAVRTITIKIDSTPPTTQYNISGKNGTNNWFTGRVVLKLMPEDYTSGVTETFYRIGASGDWARYVSELSFDDGSYEVYFYSVDVARNKETVKNVSFKIDTIAPDVKHGQITEWLYSEEIQVSITVSEFGSGIADARLYYKNPTWGSYRDVRMTSSDGKTYSATIPKDDVTLDGIQYYIEVRDNAGNSVRLPSGGSNTPYFISTHINYWYLLLLIPLILVILFVVLKYLDYWDDFVLLFKPKKKEKPKQERPQPPPVVKCVSCNYPIPHEVVNQAFVCPTCGAVLHPACASRLTTCPNCGTNIHPL; encoded by the coding sequence ATGAATGTGAGAAAATACCAATCAGCACTTCTAATCTGCGCTCTTTTTGTAGCGAATACAATCTCGCTCCTCTCTACAGCGTGCATCTGTCCTACTTCGCTCGAAGAAAACCTATTGTCCGACTCCACCCGAGATTCCATGGTTATCCAGCCCACACCAGCAGATATGTTAGATACCTACATATCTCAATCAAACCCTACCTTAAACTACGGGATTAACAACACATTAAAAGTAAATGGAAGCAATCCAGAAAAAGTTCTTCTGAATTTCCCAATTTCAATGCCCTCTGGAAGTGTAATTACTGCTGCAACGTTGAGATTGTATTGCTATTATGCAGAAAACCCTAGCGAAACTCTTACTATAGGAGCTTACAAAATGCTCCGTTCATGGGAAGAGGGATATGGAAACGGCACTTCCTCAATTGGCGCCACATGGTATGTGAGGGACTCGAGTAATAGCTGGCAGAGTCCTGGCATGGCTGCAGGAATTGACTATGATTCCACTGCAGTATCAACTACAAATGTAGCCGGGGGTTCCATATGGTATTCCTGGAACATCACATCAGTTTTCAGAGAATGGGTCTATGGGACCGCTCAAAATTTTGGACTGGCACTACAAACAAACTGGGGCAGCGGGAAATACTTCTATTCCTCAGATTGCGGAATCCAGCAATACTGGCCAAAGATAGAAGTGACATACTTCATAGACACGACACCACCCGTGACGACTGCAACTGTTGTTGGTACAATGGGAGCAAATGGCTGGTACACAACAGCGGTCTCTGTCAACCTCTCTGCAACTGATTCAGGAATAGGTGTGGACAAAATATATTACAGAATCAACTCGGGAGGCTGGCAAGAATATATTGGCAACATTTCAATATCTAATGAGGGCTGGTATAACATCAGTTATTATGCTAAGGATAAGGTGGGAAATACGGAAACCGCGAAAACAGTCCAAGTTAAGGTGGACCTGGCTGCACCAAGCACTGAAGCGTATCTCACAGGAACACAAGGTGCTAACGAGTGGTATGTCTCGCCCGTGACACTTACCCTCCAAGGAGCAGATACGGCTTCTGGGGTGAACAGAACATACTACAAACTAAACACATCACTCCAATGGCTAGTTTACACTGGACCCATAACCTACACAAACGATTCGTACTACACTGTGGAGTTTTATTCGATTGATTTTGCTGGGAGGCCAGAAACACCCAAAAGTATAACCTTTAAAATTGACAAAACCGCTCCGAATACCACATGCCAACTAACTGGCACATCTGGAGAAGGAGGCTGGTTCGTTTCTGAGGTAACTGTGAAACTCACCAGAAATGATAACAGTTCTGGTGTCTACGAAACTTACTATAGATTGAATTCCTCAGACAATTGGATGCTCTACACCCAGGAATTCGTGGTGTCTGAGGAAGGTATCTATACCCTAGAATACTATTCAATTGACGATGCCGGTAACAACGAGGGCGTAAAACAAACGACAGTTAAAATCGATCTTACACCGCCTGAAGTCACTATAAATATCACTGGAAATCTCACATACTCCAGCTGGTACAACACAAATGCCACAGTTTCCATCACTGGTTTGGACCTTTCAGGCATCTCAGAGATCCAGTACAGTATTGATGGTGGCACCTGGGAGAACTACAGTTCTAGTGTAAAAATTTCTGCAGGGATGCACACATTTGAATGCCGAGTGAAAAATGGAGCAGGTCTGATAACGACAAACACAACCCAGATAAATGTTGATACCCAGAAACCTCTTTCCACTGTGAGATTGACTGGCGACCTCGGAGCATACGGGTGGTACATCTCCAATGTCGTTGTGAACCTCACAGCCGAGGATGATATCTCAGGCATCAGCGAAATTGCATACAGATTCGGCGAGGGCTATGATTGGCAGGTCTACACAAATGAAATCTATTTGAGCACTGAAGGTACCACAATCCTCGAATATCGAGCGGTAGATGTTGCAGGCAACATTGAGGCTGTGCGAACCATTACCATCAAAATAGATTCTACACCCCCAACCACCCAGTACAACATCTCAGGAAAAAATGGAACAAACAACTGGTTTACTGGGAGAGTTGTTCTCAAACTCATGCCTGAGGACTATACGTCCGGCGTTACTGAGACATTTTATAGAATTGGTGCAAGTGGGGACTGGGCAAGATATGTTTCTGAACTCTCTTTCGACGATGGTTCTTACGAAGTTTACTTCTACTCCGTTGACGTGGCTAGAAACAAGGAAACTGTGAAAAATGTATCCTTCAAAATAGACACCATCGCTCCTGATGTAAAACATGGCCAGATTACAGAATGGCTCTACTCAGAAGAAATTCAAGTGAGTATAACGGTTTCAGAGTTTGGGAGTGGAATTGCCGACGCACGTCTTTATTACAAAAACCCGACTTGGGGATCCTATAGGGATGTAAGAATGACAAGTTCTGATGGAAAAACCTACTCTGCCACTATCCCTAAGGACGATGTGACTCTAGATGGAATCCAGTATTACATAGAGGTGCGAGATAATGCAGGCAATAGTGTGAGATTGCCTTCTGGTGGCAGTAATACACCTTACTTCATCTCAACACACATAAATTACTGGTACCTTCTGTTGTTGATTCCTCTAATATTGGTAATTCTTTTTGTGGTCTTGAAATATCTAG
- a CDS encoding isocitrate/isopropylmalate dehydrogenase family protein: MRQICVIPGDGIGPEVMEACVKVLESVTNKLKFVPAEIGMNAYRKCGKYLPEETVHLLQHTDACLFGAITTPPTPDYRSPLLAIRQGLKLYANVRPVCSLIPDKRKIDLVIIRENTEDLYVGLEEFHGSYAVAAKIVTKEASERIVDFAMGYARKYGRKKITCVHKSNVLRKTDGLFAEIFRTKVHGTNLEAEEVYVDTCALNLVTSPENFDIILTLNLYGDILSDLAAGLVGGLGFAPSANLGENYAMFEPVHGSAPSLAGKDEANPTAMILSGAMMLDYLGMEHEAARIRKAISNVYASGVKTMDIGGNIGTREFTEIVVKEIEKEI, from the coding sequence ATGCGACAGATCTGCGTCATTCCTGGGGACGGCATTGGACCCGAGGTAATGGAGGCCTGTGTTAAAGTGCTAGAAAGTGTAACCAACAAATTGAAATTTGTTCCTGCGGAGATAGGGATGAATGCTTATAGGAAATGTGGTAAATACTTACCTGAGGAAACAGTCCATCTGCTCCAGCACACAGATGCTTGCCTCTTTGGGGCCATAACTACACCTCCAACACCCGACTATCGCTCTCCATTACTCGCCATTCGCCAGGGCCTGAAACTTTATGCAAATGTGCGTCCCGTGTGCTCATTAATTCCAGATAAACGAAAGATAGACCTAGTAATAATAAGAGAAAACACTGAGGACTTATATGTGGGGCTTGAAGAATTTCATGGCAGTTATGCGGTGGCTGCAAAAATTGTGACAAAAGAGGCATCAGAAAGGATTGTGGACTTTGCCATGGGTTATGCTAGAAAATATGGGAGGAAAAAAATTACCTGCGTGCACAAGAGTAATGTGCTCAGGAAGACGGATGGGCTTTTCGCAGAAATTTTCAGGACAAAAGTTCACGGTACAAATTTAGAGGCAGAGGAGGTGTATGTAGATACATGTGCCCTTAACCTTGTCACTTCTCCTGAGAACTTTGATATTATTCTCACCCTGAATCTCTACGGAGATATTCTTTCAGATCTGGCTGCTGGACTTGTTGGAGGCCTCGGCTTTGCACCTTCTGCAAACCTTGGAGAAAACTATGCCATGTTTGAACCAGTGCATGGGAGCGCTCCCTCTCTTGCTGGTAAAGATGAAGCAAACCCTACTGCTATGATACTCTCAGGGGCAATGATGCTGGATTACCTGGGAATGGAGCACGAGGCAGCACGCATCCGCAAAGCCATCAGCAATGTTTATGCCTCAGGTGTTAAAACAATGGACATTGGTGGGAACATAGGTACTAGAGAATTTACAGAAATAGTGGTGAAAGAGATAGAAAAGGAGATTTAG
- a CDS encoding DNA-directed RNA polymerase subunit K: MMKYTRFEKARIIGARALQISMGAPVLIDVPKGEIDPVKIAEAEFEKGVIPITVKRIM, translated from the coding sequence ATGATGAAATATACGAGGTTTGAAAAAGCAAGGATAATAGGGGCGAGGGCTTTGCAGATTTCAATGGGTGCACCAGTGCTGATAGATGTACCAAAAGGCGAGATAGACCCTGTAAAAATTGCAGAGGCAGAATTTGAAAAAGGCGTGATTCCGATCACAGTAAAAAGGATTATGTGA
- a CDS encoding cation diffusion facilitator family transporter, with protein sequence MEKIPLKNVGNAKKKKKAAYLSVASNTFLTFFKLIVGIFSGSISIISEALHSLNDLVAALIATYAVREASKPPDKEHSYGHGKIESVSALLEASLIIFAAVFIIHEAIDRIILPREIVFMELGIGVMLVSTILNILVSLNLKKVARETSSAALEADAAHLSADVYTSLGVFLGLLVIRITGHVILDPIIAILVAIYIIKIGVELVLKASKELMDTGLSRAEEKKVMEIVNLHKDNFVEYHKFRSRKSGSETYLDMHIVVAKDQTIQAAHDLADHIEKEIAREIPGTHAMVHIEPCDGKCNGCNQVSRCSKKAQS encoded by the coding sequence GTGGAAAAGATACCCCTTAAAAACGTTGGTAACGCCAAGAAAAAGAAAAAAGCCGCCTATCTTTCTGTTGCGTCAAATACATTTTTAACTTTCTTTAAGCTCATAGTTGGAATCTTTTCTGGTTCTATCAGTATTATTTCAGAAGCCCTCCACTCCCTCAATGACCTTGTGGCCGCATTGATAGCCACCTATGCCGTCAGAGAAGCATCAAAACCTCCAGATAAAGAGCATTCTTATGGACACGGGAAAATAGAGAGCGTCTCTGCCCTTCTTGAGGCCTCCCTCATAATTTTTGCAGCAGTCTTCATAATCCACGAGGCAATAGACCGTATTATTTTGCCGAGAGAGATAGTTTTTATGGAACTGGGCATTGGCGTGATGCTTGTTTCCACAATCCTTAATATCCTCGTCTCTCTCAACCTGAAAAAGGTGGCAAGAGAGACATCTTCGGCCGCTCTGGAAGCAGATGCAGCCCACCTGAGTGCAGATGTCTACACCTCGCTTGGCGTCTTTCTCGGGCTCTTGGTGATAAGAATAACAGGCCATGTAATTCTCGACCCCATCATTGCAATTCTGGTGGCAATCTACATCATAAAGATAGGTGTAGAATTGGTTTTGAAGGCATCCAAGGAGCTTATGGATACGGGGCTGAGCAGAGCGGAGGAAAAGAAAGTGATGGAGATTGTCAACTTGCACAAAGACAACTTTGTTGAATACCACAAATTCCGTTCTAGAAAATCAGGGAGTGAAACTTACCTTGATATGCACATCGTTGTTGCCAAAGACCAAACAATTCAGGCTGCTCATGACCTCGCAGACCATATTGAGAAAGAGATTGCAAGGGAAATCCCAGGTACCCATGCAATGGTCCACATTGAGCCATGTGACGGCAAATGCAATGGTTGTAATCAAGTTTCGAGGTGTAGCAAAAAAGCACAAAGCTAA
- a CDS encoding zinc metalloprotease HtpX: MNPQLRTAGLFILLTGLLVGIGYIAGYFLGNSIEFVFLFLALAIFINLFAYFFSDKIVLWSYGARIVQRHEYPRLFSIVEDVVNRAGIPMPRVAIVPVQTPNAFATGRNPKNATVAVTEGILYLLNDKELAGVIAHEVAHIKNRDILVMTIASVIAAAISIIARFVFYSMFYGGRRDREVNIVVLALAVLAAITLPIAAMLVQLAISRAREYKADATGAKLIRNPIALADALRKLDKGVHRRPLSTGNPATSSLFIVNPFSASTIVNLLSTHPPIEKRIAKLEEMARKYDYL, translated from the coding sequence ATGAACCCTCAATTACGAACTGCTGGTCTTTTCATACTTCTCACAGGGCTGCTCGTTGGTATTGGCTATATAGCAGGGTATTTCCTTGGTAACTCTATCGAATTTGTATTCCTATTCCTTGCTCTGGCAATCTTTATCAACCTGTTTGCCTACTTCTTCAGTGACAAAATAGTACTCTGGTCTTACGGAGCTAGAATCGTGCAAAGACATGAATATCCTAGGTTGTTTTCAATCGTTGAAGATGTGGTAAATCGTGCAGGCATCCCTATGCCCAGGGTGGCAATAGTCCCAGTTCAAACTCCAAATGCATTTGCAACCGGTAGAAACCCTAAAAACGCAACCGTGGCTGTGACAGAAGGCATTCTATATCTGTTAAACGATAAGGAACTTGCAGGTGTGATTGCCCATGAGGTTGCCCACATCAAAAATCGAGACATTCTTGTGATGACAATTGCCTCGGTAATCGCAGCAGCAATATCCATTATTGCGAGGTTTGTGTTCTACTCTATGTTTTATGGGGGAAGAAGAGACAGGGAGGTAAACATAGTTGTGCTCGCCCTTGCGGTACTTGCCGCAATCACTTTGCCAATCGCTGCTATGCTTGTCCAGCTTGCGATTTCTAGGGCTAGAGAATACAAAGCGGATGCTACAGGTGCTAAATTGATAAGAAACCCAATTGCGTTGGCAGATGCTCTGCGAAAACTTGATAAAGGCGTTCACAGGAGACCATTGAGTACTGGAAACCCAGCAACTTCGTCACTTTTTATCGTCAATCCGTTCAGTGCTAGCACCATTGTAAACTTACTATCCACACATCCTCCAATAGAGAAAAGGATTGCTAAACTTGAGGAAATGGCAAGAAAGTATGACTATTTGTGA
- a CDS encoding SPFH domain-containing protein yields the protein MDLLIILLAVVLILVVLAIAASGVKIIAPYEQGIKVVLGTYRGIMHSGVNFVVPLITDVIRMDLRTQVLDVPRQEVITKDNSPTNVDAIIYIKVIDPKKAYMEVTNYRIATVALAQTTLRSVIGDMELDEILYNRAKINARLRDILDEETDKWGVKVEAVEIREVDPVGPVKSAMEEQTAAERQRRAAILRADGEKRSAILVAEGKKRAKILEAEGIRQSRILVAEGNRLGTILEAQGEAQRLRILSVGALPLDQKSLTVLSLEAVKKLGEGASTKFIIPFEVTKLVEGAAEYLGMGRKVPEREPLKVEEIEKTVGKVDDILGPIPKHSEIESEISELDKEFKKEAEQTDMLTKTGADKFRTPDEDITEKKVVKKERVG from the coding sequence ATGGACCTATTGATAATATTGCTGGCAGTGGTGTTGATTTTGGTTGTGCTTGCGATTGCAGCAAGCGGTGTGAAAATAATTGCACCTTATGAACAAGGGATAAAGGTAGTTCTGGGCACTTATCGTGGGATTATGCACTCAGGTGTCAATTTTGTTGTGCCACTTATTACTGATGTCATTCGAATGGACTTGAGAACCCAGGTGCTAGATGTTCCGAGACAGGAAGTTATTACTAAAGATAACTCTCCCACAAATGTGGACGCAATAATTTACATAAAGGTAATAGACCCGAAAAAAGCGTACATGGAAGTCACAAACTACAGAATTGCCACAGTTGCATTAGCCCAGACAACGCTTAGGTCTGTGATTGGAGACATGGAGCTGGATGAAATTCTTTACAATAGAGCAAAAATAAATGCAAGGTTGAGAGACATTTTAGATGAGGAAACAGACAAGTGGGGCGTTAAGGTTGAGGCAGTTGAAATCAGGGAGGTTGACCCTGTTGGACCAGTGAAGTCAGCAATGGAAGAGCAGACCGCTGCAGAACGACAGAGAAGGGCAGCAATCCTCCGTGCTGATGGTGAGAAACGCTCTGCAATTCTTGTGGCTGAAGGTAAGAAGAGAGCGAAAATTCTGGAGGCAGAAGGTATTAGACAGTCAAGAATTCTGGTTGCAGAGGGCAATCGTCTTGGGACTATTCTGGAGGCACAGGGTGAAGCCCAGCGGCTCCGCATTCTTTCTGTCGGGGCTCTGCCACTTGACCAGAAATCCCTCACTGTGCTTTCCCTTGAGGCAGTGAAGAAACTAGGTGAAGGGGCATCTACAAAGTTCATAATTCCATTTGAGGTGACAAAACTCGTGGAAGGGGCCGCAGAATATTTAGGAATGGGTAGGAAGGTGCCAGAACGGGAACCACTCAAAGTTGAGGAAATTGAGAAGACAGTTGGAAAGGTTGACGACATTCTTGGTCCAATTCCGAAGCACTCCGAGATAGAGAGCGAAATCAGTGAACTTGATAAGGAATTTAAGAAAGAAGCGGAGCAAACAGATATGCTTACCAAGACAGGGGCTGACAAATTCCGAACGCCAGATGAAGACATTACTGAAAAAAAGGTGGTTAAGAAAGAAAGGGTAGGCTAA